A stretch of Sphingomicrobium flavum DNA encodes these proteins:
- a CDS encoding DUF3089 domain-containing protein has protein sequence MRVMLAAIAASLGLAAQPAAAQPSAPDYASPANWLCLPGRNDICSMPLSVTPLGPKGYGPQIVSAAAKAPAVDCFYVYPTVSRDSGLNSDLTPSSSEEKFVAQYQFSRLSSVCRPFAPMYRQMTMAAIAVATTGGDVSQPGIIAYSDVAAAWKDYLANRNDGRPFVLIGHSQGSIMLEQLIANEIEGTPAHKRMLRAILPGWNIRVPEGKTVGGSFKQTPLCTRPSQTGCVMSWVTFEAGKPPQSNALFGVSNVPGQTVACVNPANPGSMGWEKLDSFWFARSSYPVPGGPVRWSSTGAPPTAYITTPDLMEGRCVNDGPRGYLEVRSAKGPGDVRTDRVGGEVGQFGIFLTGWGKHLADISIAQNDLIASVDALGSRTPQSNISSNE, from the coding sequence ATGCGTGTCATGCTGGCTGCCATCGCCGCGAGCCTGGGCCTTGCCGCCCAGCCCGCCGCGGCTCAACCATCCGCGCCCGATTATGCCAGCCCCGCCAACTGGCTCTGCCTGCCGGGGCGCAACGACATCTGCTCGATGCCATTGTCGGTCACGCCGTTGGGGCCCAAGGGCTATGGCCCGCAGATCGTCAGCGCTGCCGCCAAGGCGCCGGCCGTCGACTGTTTCTACGTCTATCCCACCGTCAGCCGTGACAGCGGGTTGAACAGCGACCTCACGCCCTCTTCCTCCGAAGAGAAATTCGTCGCCCAATATCAATTTTCCCGCCTGTCGAGCGTCTGCCGTCCCTTCGCGCCCATGTATCGCCAGATGACGATGGCGGCGATTGCGGTAGCGACCACGGGCGGCGATGTCAGTCAGCCCGGCATCATCGCCTATTCGGATGTCGCGGCGGCGTGGAAGGATTATCTCGCCAACCGCAATGACGGCCGTCCCTTCGTCCTGATCGGCCACAGCCAGGGCTCGATCATGCTCGAGCAACTGATCGCGAACGAGATCGAGGGCACGCCGGCGCACAAACGCATGCTGCGCGCCATCTTGCCCGGATGGAATATTCGCGTTCCCGAAGGCAAGACGGTCGGCGGCAGCTTCAAGCAGACCCCGCTTTGCACCCGGCCCAGCCAGACCGGCTGCGTGATGAGCTGGGTGACGTTCGAAGCGGGCAAGCCGCCCCAGTCCAACGCCTTGTTCGGCGTCTCCAACGTGCCCGGCCAGACCGTCGCCTGCGTCAATCCGGCCAATCCCGGCAGCATGGGCTGGGAGAAATTGGACAGCTTCTGGTTTGCGCGCTCATCCTATCCCGTTCCCGGCGGTCCGGTGCGCTGGTCCTCCACCGGCGCCCCGCCGACCGCCTACATCACCACGCCCGACCTGATGGAAGGCCGCTGCGTCAACGATGGCCCGCGCGGCTATCTTGAAGTGCGCAGCGCCAAGGGGCCGGGCGACGTGCGCACCGACCGCGTCGGCGGCGAAGTCGGCCAGTTCGGCATCTTCCTCACCGGCTGGGGCAAGCATCTGGCCGACATTTCCATCGCCCAGAACGATCTGATCGCCTCGGTCGACGCGTTGGGCAGCCGGACGCCGCAAAGCAACATTTCGTCGAACGAATGA
- a CDS encoding DUF2312 domain-containing protein, producing the protein MSDGAIAADQLRLLIERIERLEEERKGIADDIKDVYAEAKANGYDTKIMRKIVALRKMESHELQEQDALIETYRAALGMA; encoded by the coding sequence ATGAGTGACGGTGCCATTGCCGCCGACCAGCTGCGCCTGCTGATCGAACGTATCGAGCGGCTCGAGGAAGAAAGAAAGGGCATCGCCGACGATATCAAGGACGTCTATGCCGAAGCCAAGGCCAATGGCTATGATACCAAGATCATGCGCAAGATCGTGGCGCTGCGGAAGATGGAAAGCCATGAACTGCAGGAGCAGGATGCGCTGATCGAAACCTATCGCGCCGCGCTGGGCATGGCATAA
- the ruvC gene encoding crossover junction endodeoxyribonuclease RuvC: MKILGLDPGLGITGWGLIEAEGNRIRHLANGQIKSDAKEPLPARLSHLASQLDAILADHAPDAAAAEEIFVNKNAQSTLKLAQARGALLLSIARTGIAVGEYAPRLVKKAVVGTGAAEKAQIHAMVKVLLPGVSIAGPDAADALAVAITHAHHLPAGKSGLR, translated from the coding sequence ATGAAGATATTGGGGCTGGATCCGGGGCTCGGCATCACCGGCTGGGGGCTGATCGAGGCGGAGGGCAACCGCATCCGCCATCTCGCCAACGGCCAGATCAAATCGGACGCCAAAGAGCCGCTGCCCGCGCGCCTCTCGCACCTTGCTAGCCAGCTCGACGCCATCCTGGCCGATCATGCGCCCGATGCGGCAGCGGCCGAGGAAATCTTCGTTAACAAGAATGCACAATCGACGCTCAAGCTGGCCCAGGCCCGCGGCGCGCTTCTGCTGTCGATCGCCCGCACCGGCATTGCGGTCGGCGAATATGCGCCGCGGCTCGTCAAGAAAGCGGTGGTCGGCACGGGCGCGGCGGAGAAGGCGCAAATCCATGCTATGGTGAAGGTGCTGCTGCCGGGTGTCAGCATAGCCGGCCCCGATGCTGCCGATGCGTTGGCCGTCGCCATCACCCATGCCCACCATCTGCCCGCTGGAAAGAGCGGCTTGCGCTAA
- the ruvA gene encoding Holliday junction branch migration protein RuvA, translating into MIARLTGKLAEIGTDTCVLDVQGVGYLVHVSARTLEAIGAIGGHVMLLTEMQVREDAMTLYGFASAAERENFRHLTSVQGVGGRVALAIQSVLTPEELATAVAHGDKAMVARANGVGPKLAQRIVNELAGKLGTPALAGTSPGAAPKGSTANDALSALAGLGFKPAEASRAVAAAQEELGADATIDALVRMALKKAAK; encoded by the coding sequence ATGATCGCGCGCCTCACCGGAAAGCTTGCCGAAATCGGCACCGACACCTGCGTCCTCGACGTGCAGGGCGTCGGCTATCTCGTCCATGTCTCCGCCCGCACGCTGGAGGCGATCGGCGCGATTGGCGGCCATGTCATGCTGCTGACCGAAATGCAGGTGCGCGAAGATGCGATGACGCTTTACGGTTTCGCCAGCGCTGCCGAGCGCGAAAATTTCCGCCACCTCACCAGTGTCCAGGGTGTCGGCGGCCGCGTCGCGCTGGCCATCCAGTCGGTGTTGACGCCGGAAGAATTGGCCACCGCCGTGGCGCACGGCGACAAGGCGATGGTCGCTCGGGCCAATGGCGTCGGCCCCAAGCTGGCCCAACGCATCGTCAATGAACTGGCCGGAAAGCTGGGCACGCCAGCCTTGGCCGGCACCAGCCCCGGCGCCGCGCCCAAGGGCAGCACCGCCAACGACGCCCTTTCCGCCCTTGCCGGCCTCGGCTTCAAACCCGCCGAAGCCAGCCGCGCTGTCGCTGCCGCGCAGGAAGAATTGGGCGCGGACGCAACCATCGATGCCCTGGTCAGGATGGCGCTCAAGAAAGCGGCGAAATAA
- the ruvB gene encoding Holliday junction branch migration DNA helicase RuvB, which translates to MATDPDRLSTPERTPEDADAALRPKSLDEFIGQQGARENLRIFVNAAKSRSEALDHVLFFGPPGLGKTTLAGILAKEMGVGFRATSGPVIAKSGDLAALLTNLEDGDVLFIDEIHRLNPAVEEVLYPAMEDRALDIMIGEGPSARSVRIELPQFTLVGATTRQGLLTTPLRDRFGIPVRLNFYTVEELTEVVRRAARLLHAPVAEDGAVEIARRSRGTPRIAGRLLRRVRDFAHAAGADNIDAATADRALRRLEIDELGLDAMDRRYLTMIADLYGGGPVGVETLAAGLSEPRDTIEDVIEPYLIQLGLIARTARGRALNGRGWTHLGLTPPKGAQDGLFEGSK; encoded by the coding sequence ATGGCCACTGATCCCGACCGCCTTTCCACGCCCGAACGCACGCCCGAGGATGCGGACGCAGCGCTGCGCCCCAAGAGCCTCGATGAATTTATCGGGCAGCAGGGCGCGCGGGAAAATCTGCGCATCTTCGTCAATGCCGCGAAGAGTCGGTCGGAAGCCCTGGACCATGTCCTCTTCTTCGGCCCGCCGGGGCTGGGGAAGACGACGTTGGCGGGCATCCTCGCCAAGGAAATGGGCGTAGGCTTTCGCGCCACTTCGGGGCCCGTCATCGCCAAGTCGGGCGATCTTGCTGCGCTCTTGACCAATCTTGAGGATGGCGACGTCCTCTTCATCGACGAAATCCACCGCTTGAATCCTGCGGTCGAGGAGGTGCTCTATCCCGCGATGGAAGACCGCGCGCTCGACATTATGATCGGCGAAGGGCCGAGCGCGCGTTCGGTCCGCATCGAGCTGCCCCAATTCACTTTGGTGGGCGCGACCACCCGGCAGGGGCTGCTCACCACCCCGCTGCGCGATCGCTTCGGCATTCCCGTGCGCCTCAATTTCTACACGGTCGAGGAATTGACCGAAGTGGTGCGCCGCGCCGCCCGCTTGCTCCATGCCCCCGTGGCCGAAGATGGCGCGGTGGAGATTGCCCGGCGCAGCCGCGGCACCCCGCGTATCGCCGGTCGCCTGCTGCGCCGCGTGCGCGATTTCGCCCATGCCGCCGGCGCCGACAATATCGATGCTGCCACCGCCGACCGCGCGCTGCGTCGGCTCGAAATCGACGAACTCGGCCTCGACGCGATGGATCGGCGCTACCTCACCATGATCGCCGATCTTTATGGCGGCGGCCCTGTGGGCGTCGAAACGCTGGCTGCCGGCCTTAGCGAACCGCGCGATACGATCGAGGATGTGATCGAGCCTTATCTCATTCAGCTGGGACTCATTGCCCGCACGGCAAGAGGGCGTGCGCTCAACGGCAGGGGCTGGACCCATCTTGGCCTGACCCCGCCCAAGGGCGCGCAGGACGGACTGTTCGAAGGGTCGAAGTAA
- a CDS encoding YebC/PmpR family DNA-binding transcriptional regulator gives MAGHSKFANIKHRKGAQDKKRSALFSKLSREITVAAKMGLPDPDMNPRLRLAVNTALKQSMPKDNIKKAIDKASVSEGDDYEEIRYEGYGPNGIALIIETLSDNRNRTATNVRTILSKNGGNLGSTGAVAHSFDRLGLIEYKAADHDEEKVLEAAMEAGADDIQSDEETHTIWTEADQLHEVSSALEKVLGEPETAKLAWRPHMETEVEGKDADQLVKLIDALEDDDDVQTVWGNYTFSDAELERLGQAD, from the coding sequence ATGGCAGGCCATAGTAAATTTGCCAACATCAAGCATCGCAAGGGCGCGCAGGACAAGAAGCGCTCGGCGCTCTTTTCCAAGCTGTCGCGCGAAATCACCGTCGCGGCCAAGATGGGGCTGCCAGATCCGGACATGAACCCGCGCCTCAGGCTCGCGGTCAACACCGCGCTCAAACAGTCGATGCCCAAGGACAATATCAAGAAGGCGATCGACAAGGCCTCGGTGTCCGAAGGCGATGATTATGAAGAAATCCGCTATGAGGGCTATGGCCCGAACGGCATCGCGCTGATTATCGAAACGCTGAGCGACAATCGCAACCGCACCGCTACCAACGTGCGCACCATCCTGTCCAAGAATGGCGGCAATCTGGGCTCGACCGGCGCGGTCGCACACAGCTTCGACCGGCTTGGTCTGATCGAATATAAGGCCGCCGACCATGATGAGGAAAAGGTCCTCGAAGCGGCGATGGAAGCGGGCGCGGACGATATCCAGTCGGATGAGGAAACGCACACCATCTGGACCGAGGCCGACCAGCTGCACGAAGTATCGTCGGCGCTGGAAAAGGTGCTGGGCGAACCCGAAACCGCCAAACTGGCCTGGCGCCCGCATATGGAAACCGAAGTCGAGGGCAAGGATGCCGACCAGCTGGTCAAGCTGATCGACGCGCTGGAAGATGATGATGACGTCCAGACTGTCTGGGGCAATTACACATTCTCCGACGCCGAACTGGAACGCCTCGGCCAGGCCGACTGA
- a CDS encoding YbgC/FadM family acyl-CoA thioesterase, with translation MTDFRAPYRGGFTGNEHHFALTVYFEDTDLSAIVYHANYLRFFERARSDMLRAVGIDQRAAHEAGEGTYAVTEMDIKWKRPAKLDDDLLVVSKVTKIRAASCSIHQRVMRGSEVLADARVTAALLSPEGRPIRQPADWIDKFKAILAEGEE, from the coding sequence ATGACGGATTTTCGGGCACCTTATCGCGGCGGCTTCACGGGCAATGAGCATCATTTCGCCCTGACTGTCTATTTTGAAGATACCGACCTGTCCGCCATCGTCTATCACGCCAATTATCTGCGTTTCTTCGAACGCGCCCGTTCCGACATGCTGCGCGCCGTCGGCATCGACCAGCGCGCCGCGCATGAGGCGGGCGAAGGGACCTATGCGGTGACCGAGATGGACATCAAATGGAAACGCCCCGCCAAGCTCGACGATGATCTTTTGGTGGTCAGCAAGGTGACCAAAATTCGCGCTGCCAGCTGTTCCATTCATCAGCGAGTCATGCGCGGAAGTGAAGTCTTGGCCGATGCGAGGGTGACCGCAGCATTGCTGTCGCCCGAAGGGCGGCCGATCCGCCAGCCGGCGGACTGGATCGACAAATTCAAGGCCATTCTGGCCGAAGGGGAAGAATGA
- a CDS encoding acyl-CoA carboxylase subunit beta, whose product MGTTIEELERKREQARLGGGQKRIDRQHEKGRLTARERISVLLDEDSFEELDMFVEHNCTDFGMEETKVPGDGVVTGSGTINGRLTYVFAQDFTVFGGSLSERHAEKICKIMDAAMKVGAPVIGLNDSGGARIQEGVASLGGYAEVFQRNVLASGVVPQLSVIMGPCAGGAVYSPAMTDFIFMVEDSSYMFVTGPDVVKTVTNEVVTQEELGGAITHTQKSGVADVSFANDIDALLATREFFSYLPLSNRHEVPEVPTDDPWDRLEDSLDSVIPPNANQPYDMHEVIRKVADEGRFFEIQPKHAANIIVGFCRIEGKTVGVVANQPMVLAGCLDINASKKAGRFVRFCDAFDIPILTFVDVPGFLPGVGQEHNGIIKHGAKLLFAYAEATVPKITVITRKAYGGAYDVMASKHLRGDLNYAWPTAEIAVMGAKGAVEIIFRQDMDDPDKIAEKTKEYEDRFANPFVAASRGYIDEVIMPHSTRKRVALGLRKLRDKQLENPWKKHDNIPL is encoded by the coding sequence ATGGGTACGACGATCGAAGAGCTGGAGCGCAAGCGTGAGCAGGCGCGTCTCGGGGGCGGACAGAAGCGGATCGACCGCCAGCATGAAAAAGGCCGGCTGACCGCGCGAGAGCGGATCAGTGTCTTGCTCGACGAGGACAGTTTCGAAGAGCTCGACATGTTCGTTGAGCATAATTGCACCGATTTCGGCATGGAAGAGACCAAGGTTCCGGGCGACGGGGTCGTCACCGGTTCGGGCACCATCAATGGGCGCCTGACCTATGTCTTCGCGCAGGATTTCACCGTCTTCGGCGGGTCTTTGTCCGAGCGGCATGCCGAAAAGATCTGCAAGATCATGGATGCGGCGATGAAGGTCGGCGCGCCGGTGATCGGCCTCAACGATTCAGGCGGCGCGCGCATCCAGGAAGGCGTGGCCAGCCTTGGCGGCTATGCCGAAGTGTTCCAGCGCAACGTGCTGGCCTCCGGCGTGGTGCCGCAGCTCTCCGTCATCATGGGGCCGTGCGCGGGCGGCGCGGTCTATTCGCCCGCCATGACCGACTTCATCTTCATGGTGGAGGATAGCTCCTACATGTTCGTCACCGGGCCCGATGTGGTGAAGACGGTGACCAATGAGGTGGTGACGCAGGAAGAACTGGGCGGCGCGATCACCCATACGCAGAAATCGGGCGTGGCCGATGTCAGCTTCGCCAACGATATCGATGCCTTGCTGGCGACGCGCGAATTCTTCTCCTATCTGCCGCTGTCCAACCGGCATGAGGTGCCCGAAGTCCCGACCGATGATCCCTGGGACCGTCTGGAAGACAGCCTCGACAGCGTGATCCCGCCTAACGCCAACCAGCCCTATGACATGCATGAGGTGATCAGGAAGGTGGCCGATGAAGGCCGCTTCTTCGAAATCCAGCCCAAGCATGCCGCCAACATCATCGTCGGTTTCTGCCGGATCGAGGGCAAGACGGTGGGCGTGGTGGCGAACCAGCCGATGGTGCTGGCCGGCTGCCTCGATATCAACGCGTCGAAAAAGGCCGGGCGCTTCGTGCGCTTCTGCGATGCCTTCGACATTCCGATCCTGACCTTTGTCGACGTGCCGGGTTTCCTGCCGGGCGTGGGGCAGGAGCATAATGGCATCATCAAGCATGGCGCCAAATTGCTGTTCGCCTATGCAGAAGCGACGGTGCCCAAGATCACGGTCATCACGCGCAAGGCCTATGGTGGCGCCTATGATGTGATGGCGTCCAAGCATCTGCGCGGCGATTTGAACTATGCCTGGCCGACTGCGGAAATCGCGGTGATGGGGGCCAAGGGCGCGGTCGAAATCATCTTCCGCCAGGACATGGACGATCCCGACAAGATCGCGGAGAAAACGAAGGAATATGAAGACCGCTTCGCCAACCCCTTCGTGGCGGCGAGCCGCGGTTATATCGACGAAGTGATCATGCCGCATTCGACCCGCAAACGGGTGGCGCTGGGGCTTCGCAAGCTGCGCGACAAGCAGCTGGAGAATCCCTGGAAGAAGCATGATAATATTCCGTTGTGA
- a CDS encoding dipeptidase, which yields MWTRRAMMGGTAAAMAAAPLVASKRMQAANRDGWFERAVVIDGLSDFSDPYNDDGHLRMSDRGWAENVATGLDCVCITLRPVGFAENAWQAFEDSVETYSNRIAANPDRLVLIREAADVLTAKQAGKIGMLFGTQDTIMIGTDLGRLAKMREMGTRIVQVTYNLRNLAGDGALEEADGGLSRLGYAMIEEIEAQKMLLDLSHGGARTMAQAAAKASRPLVISHTGARALYDHPRATGDATMKAVADKGGVIGLYFIPYLSAAEVPTGETVLNHLDHIKNVAGEDAVGLSTDNGTLPWTLDEKQREELRANQKYRIDNGIAAPGETMNFLPFVPDYNVIDLYQRVAEDLMDKRGWTVSQAEKLVGGNFLRVYRDGFG from the coding sequence ATGTGGACACGGCGCGCGATGATGGGTGGCACGGCAGCAGCAATGGCTGCAGCGCCGCTGGTGGCGTCAAAACGGATGCAGGCAGCCAATCGCGATGGCTGGTTCGAGCGCGCGGTGGTGATCGACGGGCTGAGCGATTTTTCCGATCCCTATAATGATGACGGCCATCTGCGCATGTCCGATCGGGGCTGGGCCGAAAATGTGGCGACGGGGCTCGATTGCGTGTGCATCACATTGCGCCCGGTCGGCTTTGCCGAGAATGCCTGGCAGGCGTTTGAAGATTCGGTCGAAACCTATAGCAATCGCATCGCCGCCAATCCCGATCGGCTGGTGCTGATCCGCGAGGCAGCGGACGTGCTGACCGCCAAGCAAGCGGGCAAGATCGGCATGCTGTTCGGCACGCAGGACACGATCATGATTGGCACCGATCTGGGCCGCCTTGCCAAGATGCGCGAGATGGGCACGCGGATCGTGCAGGTCACCTATAACCTGCGCAATCTGGCGGGCGATGGCGCGCTGGAAGAAGCCGATGGCGGCCTGTCGCGGCTTGGCTATGCCATGATCGAGGAGATTGAAGCGCAGAAGATGCTGCTCGACCTGTCGCATGGCGGCGCACGCACCATGGCGCAGGCGGCGGCCAAGGCGAGCAGGCCATTGGTTATCAGCCATACCGGAGCACGGGCGCTCTACGATCATCCGCGCGCGACCGGCGATGCGACGATGAAGGCGGTGGCGGACAAGGGCGGGGTGATCGGCCTTTATTTCATCCCCTATCTCAGCGCTGCCGAGGTGCCGACCGGGGAGACGGTGCTGAACCATCTGGATCATATCAAGAATGTCGCGGGCGAGGATGCGGTGGGCCTGTCCACCGACAATGGCACCTTACCTTGGACGCTGGATGAAAAGCAGCGCGAGGAATTGCGCGCCAACCAGAAATATCGGATCGACAATGGCATCGCCGCGCCGGGCGAAACGATGAATTTCCTGCCCTTCGTGCCGGACTATAATGTCATCGACCTCTACCAGCGCGTGGCCGAGGACCTGATGGACAAGCGCGGCTGGACCGTCAGCCAGGCCGAGAAATTGGTCGGCGGCAATTTCCTGCGGGTTTATCGGGACGGTTTCGGCTGA
- a CDS encoding DUF3147 family protein, whose translation MGWLITKALISGFIIALVSEIAKRFPAWGALVASLPLVSILAMLWLWREKPDAANMAHHSEATFWFVLPSLPMFLLIPWLLRQGWDFHPALIAGCLLTVALYLAMAWFGPRIGINL comes from the coding sequence ATGGGCTGGCTGATCACCAAGGCACTGATCAGCGGCTTCATCATCGCGCTGGTATCGGAAATCGCCAAACGCTTCCCGGCCTGGGGAGCGCTGGTCGCTTCGCTGCCCCTGGTCTCGATCCTCGCCATGCTGTGGCTGTGGCGCGAAAAGCCCGATGCCGCCAACATGGCGCATCATAGCGAAGCCACCTTCTGGTTCGTGCTGCCCAGCCTGCCCATGTTCCTGCTTATCCCCTGGCTCCTGCGCCAGGGCTGGGATTTCCACCCCGCGCTGATCGCGGGCTGCCTGCTGACGGTCGCGCTCTATCTCGCCATGGCCTGGTTCGGCCCGCGGATCGGCATCAATTTATGA
- the pyk gene encoding pyruvate kinase, with product MTELMMPRERKVKILATLGPASDSPEMIEKLMRKGVDAFRINMSHGERGDKEALFHHIRALESELRRPTTILVDLQGPKLRVGTFAEGKVKLKKGDEFILDQDDAEGDATRVKLPHPELFEVLQPGHLLLIDDGKMRLRAKHVSPERIVATVEVSGVISNRKGVNVPDVAVPIPALTEKDRKDLAFALEMDADWIALSFVQRPEDVAEARELIGARAGIMAKIEKPQAVERLEEILELADAVMVARGDLGVELPPERVPPVQNKIVATARHFGKPVVVATQMLESMISSPTPTRAEVNDVADAIYDGADAIMLSAESAAGDYPVKAVRMMDKIGRAVEEDERYHDRVHFTETSPEATTADALAESARGIAKTIGAKAMACYTSSGSTARRIARERPSVPLLVMTASKKVARRLGLLWGVHAVHTRDVNSFEEMVAKAKRMVLRHKIAGQGDRVVIMAGVPFGQSGSTNVVHVVKLAGDELETYQRKLDLD from the coding sequence ATGACCGAATTGATGATGCCGCGCGAACGCAAGGTGAAGATCCTGGCGACGCTGGGCCCGGCATCCGACAGCCCGGAAATGATCGAGAAACTGATGCGCAAGGGTGTCGATGCCTTCCGCATCAACATGAGCCATGGCGAACGGGGCGACAAGGAAGCGCTGTTCCACCATATCCGCGCGCTGGAAAGCGAGCTGCGCCGCCCGACCACCATTCTCGTCGACTTGCAGGGCCCCAAGCTGCGCGTCGGCACCTTCGCCGAGGGCAAGGTGAAGCTGAAGAAGGGCGATGAATTCATCCTCGACCAGGATGATGCCGAGGGCGATGCCACCCGCGTGAAGCTGCCCCATCCCGAATTGTTCGAAGTGCTGCAGCCGGGCCACCTTTTGCTGATTGACGATGGCAAGATGCGGTTGCGCGCCAAGCATGTGAGCCCCGAGCGGATCGTCGCGACGGTCGAGGTGTCGGGCGTCATTTCCAACCGCAAGGGCGTCAACGTGCCCGACGTCGCGGTGCCGATCCCCGCGCTCACCGAAAAGGATCGCAAGGATCTGGCCTTCGCGCTGGAAATGGATGCCGACTGGATCGCGCTGAGCTTCGTCCAGCGGCCCGAGGATGTCGCCGAAGCGCGCGAACTGATCGGCGCGCGCGCGGGCATCATGGCCAAGATCGAAAAACCCCAGGCGGTCGAACGGCTCGAGGAAATCCTCGAGCTGGCCGATGCGGTGATGGTGGCGCGCGGCGATCTGGGCGTCGAACTGCCGCCCGAACGCGTTCCGCCGGTGCAGAACAAGATCGTCGCCACAGCGCGCCATTTCGGCAAGCCCGTGGTGGTGGCGACGCAGATGCTGGAATCGATGATTTCGAGCCCGACGCCGACGCGCGCCGAAGTGAATGACGTGGCCGATGCCATTTATGACGGCGCCGATGCGATCATGCTGTCGGCCGAAAGCGCGGCGGGCGACTATCCGGTCAAGGCCGTGCGGATGATGGACAAAATCGGCCGCGCGGTCGAAGAGGACGAGCGCTATCACGACCGCGTTCATTTCACCGAGACCAGTCCTGAAGCCACCACCGCCGACGCGCTGGCCGAAAGCGCGCGCGGGATTGCCAAGACGATCGGGGCCAAGGCGATGGCCTGCTATACCTCTTCGGGCTCCACCGCGCGGCGCATTGCGCGCGAACGCCCGTCGGTGCCGCTGCTGGTGATGACCGCGTCCAAGAAGGTGGCGCGGCGGCTCGGCCTGCTGTGGGGCGTGCATGCGGTGCACACCCGCGACGTCAACAGCTTTGAGGAAATGGTGGCCAAGGCCAAGCGCATGGTGCTTCGCCACAAGATTGCCGGGCAGGGCGACCGCGTGGTCATCATGGCGGGCGTGCCCTTCGGCCAGTCGGGCAGCACCAATGTGGTGCATGTCGTCAAACTGGCGGGCGACGAACTGGAGACCTATCAGCGCAAGCTCGATCTGGACTAG
- a CDS encoding heavy metal-binding domain-containing protein: MIVTTTPTIEGRQIKDYLGIATGEVIVGANMFRDIFASITDLVGGRSGAYEQVLERARREAITEMVEKARALGGDAIVGCDLDYEVLGKAGSMLMISITGTAVKLG, from the coding sequence ATGATCGTCACCACTACCCCCACTATCGAAGGCCGCCAGATCAAGGATTATCTCGGCATCGCGACGGGCGAGGTCATCGTCGGCGCCAACATGTTCCGCGATATCTTCGCCTCGATCACCGATCTCGTCGGCGGCCGTTCGGGCGCCTATGAACAGGTGCTAGAACGCGCGCGGCGCGAAGCGATCACCGAAATGGTCGAAAAGGCCCGCGCGCTGGGCGGCGACGCCATCGTCGGCTGCGACTTGGATTATGAAGTGCTCGGCAAGGCCGGCTCGATGCTGATGATCTCGATCACCGGCACCGCGGTCAAACTGGGCTAG
- the mce gene encoding methylmalonyl-CoA epimerase: MKLGRLNHVGVATPSIETSIAHYRETMGAEVITEPFDLPEQKVKVCFVDTPNSQIELIEPLGADSPLTNFLEKNPLGGQHHLCFEVPDIEEARSYFECAGKRILGPTRIGAHGTPIFFLHPKDMEGVLTEIMESPKQAH, encoded by the coding sequence ATGAAACTCGGTAGGCTCAACCATGTCGGCGTTGCGACGCCTTCCATCGAAACCTCCATCGCGCATTATCGCGAGACGATGGGCGCGGAGGTCATCACCGAGCCGTTCGACCTGCCCGAGCAGAAGGTGAAGGTCTGCTTTGTCGATACGCCCAACAGCCAGATCGAGCTGATCGAGCCGCTGGGCGCGGATTCGCCGCTGACCAATTTCCTCGAGAAGAACCCCTTGGGCGGGCAGCACCATCTCTGCTTCGAAGTGCCGGATATCGAGGAAGCGCGGTCTTACTTCGAATGCGCGGGCAAGCGCATCCTTGGCCCCACCCGGATCGGCGCGCACGGCACCCCCATCTTCTTCCTGCATCCCAAGGATATGGAAGGCGTGCTGACCGAAATCATGGAAAGCCCGAAGCAGGCGCACTGA